In the Klebsiella aerogenes KCTC 2190 genome, one interval contains:
- a CDS encoding sugar phosphate isomerase/epimerase family protein produces the protein MNTLKGPGIFLSQFIGSTSPFNTLEGLAIWAANLGFKALQIPCNHKNIFDVELAAQSQQYCDDVKALLAEHGLQISELSTHLEGQLVAVHPAYDQPFSGFAPNGVARDPHSRQEWAVGIVKKAAIASARLGLNAHATFSGSLAWPYLYPWPPHNTVLFDESFKELAKRWLPILNTFEEHGVDVCYEIHPSEDLHDGATFERFLDEVNYHPRCNILFDPSHLHLQQIDYLDYIDIYHERIKAFHVKDAEFNKNGRSGVYGGYQPWLQRAGRFRSPGDGQIDFKTIFSKLAQYDYSGWAVLEWECCLKNSEDGAREGSRFIQDHIINVSSRAFDDFAETGNDISEIKKMIGIS, from the coding sequence ATGAACACTCTTAAAGGTCCTGGCATTTTTCTTTCACAATTTATTGGAAGTACATCTCCGTTTAATACCCTCGAAGGACTGGCTATTTGGGCTGCGAATCTCGGATTCAAAGCTTTACAAATTCCTTGTAATCACAAAAACATCTTTGACGTTGAACTGGCAGCCCAAAGCCAGCAATATTGCGATGACGTCAAAGCCTTACTTGCGGAACATGGCTTACAAATTAGCGAATTATCCACTCATTTGGAAGGACAACTTGTCGCTGTTCATCCTGCTTATGACCAACCCTTCAGCGGTTTTGCCCCCAATGGGGTTGCGCGCGACCCACACTCCCGGCAGGAATGGGCTGTGGGTATCGTCAAAAAGGCAGCTATTGCATCCGCACGACTCGGGCTGAACGCACATGCAACATTTTCAGGTTCCCTCGCTTGGCCATACCTCTATCCATGGCCACCTCATAACACAGTACTTTTTGATGAAAGCTTTAAAGAACTGGCGAAACGCTGGTTGCCAATACTCAACACTTTTGAAGAACATGGCGTCGACGTTTGCTATGAAATTCACCCAAGTGAAGATCTACATGACGGTGCAACATTTGAACGTTTTCTTGATGAGGTCAACTACCATCCACGCTGCAACATCCTCTTTGACCCAAGCCATTTGCATCTTCAACAGATTGATTATCTGGATTACATCGACATTTATCACGAGAGAATCAAAGCATTTCACGTCAAAGACGCCGAGTTTAACAAAAATGGTCGGAGTGGTGTATACGGTGGGTACCAACCCTGGCTACAGCGCGCCGGACGATTCCGCTCACCTGGTGATGGACAGATCGATTTCAAAACAATTTTTAGCAAGCTCGCTCAATATGATTACAGTGGCTGGGCTGTACTCGAATGGGAATGTTGCCTGAAAAACAGTGAAGATGGTGCGCGGGAAGGAAGTCGTTTTATCCAAGACCATATCATCAATGTATCCAGTCGTGCTTTTGATGATTTCGCTGAGACTGGAAACGATATTTCAGAAATCAAAAAAATGATTGGAATCTCCTGA
- a CDS encoding Gfo/Idh/MocA family protein, whose amino-acid sequence MVKKLRIGIIGCGRIAVCKHFPAFEKAKDRVDLVAFCDIEVDRAIDAAAKFGIPGAKTYSDHHELLKDTSIDVVYILTPNNSHSPLTVDALEAGKHVLCEKPMAATTADAQKMLDAAKRTGKKLTIGYQNRFRKDVQILKQASAEGDLGEVYFAKAHAVRRKAVPTWGVFLDKEKQGGGPLIDIGTHALDIALWTMDNYKPKVVSGSVFHKMKDNYEGNLFGPWNPKTIDVEDSAFGFIKMENGATIFLEASWALNILKAREGQVTLCGTKAGAELVGDGAAAPTSAVDGTGSIVFNTARFGELVDIEPFVLGGPGPLDLGNEPFRVADAELAAFIDAIENDKEPVVTAEQAFIVTQVLEAIYKSAETGQAVEF is encoded by the coding sequence ATGGTTAAAAAATTACGTATTGGTATTATTGGTTGCGGCCGTATTGCAGTGTGTAAACATTTTCCTGCATTTGAAAAAGCCAAAGATCGTGTAGACCTGGTCGCTTTCTGTGATATCGAAGTTGATCGTGCCATTGATGCAGCCGCTAAATTCGGCATCCCCGGAGCGAAAACTTATTCAGACCATCACGAATTACTTAAAGATACTTCCATTGATGTTGTCTACATTCTGACTCCTAATAACTCTCATAGCCCTCTGACAGTAGATGCTCTTGAGGCAGGTAAACATGTCCTTTGTGAAAAACCGATGGCGGCAACAACAGCAGATGCGCAGAAAATGCTGGATGCGGCAAAACGTACTGGTAAAAAACTCACCATCGGCTACCAGAACCGATTCCGTAAAGACGTACAAATCTTAAAACAAGCAAGCGCAGAGGGTGATTTGGGTGAAGTCTATTTTGCAAAAGCCCATGCAGTTCGTCGTAAAGCAGTTCCTACCTGGGGTGTTTTCCTGGACAAAGAGAAACAAGGTGGCGGCCCGCTTATTGATATCGGTACCCATGCTCTGGATATTGCCCTGTGGACAATGGACAACTATAAGCCGAAGGTGGTTTCAGGTTCGGTGTTCCATAAAATGAAAGACAATTATGAGGGTAATTTGTTTGGCCCATGGAACCCAAAAACTATCGACGTAGAAGATTCTGCGTTCGGTTTCATCAAAATGGAAAATGGCGCAACAATCTTCCTGGAGGCTTCCTGGGCGCTGAATATCCTTAAAGCCCGTGAAGGACAGGTCACACTCTGTGGTACAAAGGCTGGTGCCGAATTAGTAGGTGATGGTGCCGCTGCACCAACTTCAGCCGTAGACGGCACAGGTAGTATTGTATTTAATACTGCGCGCTTTGGTGAATTGGTAGATATTGAGCCATTCGTACTTGGCGGCCCTGGTCCATTAGATCTTGGAAACGAACCTTTCCGTGTGGCGGATGCAGAACTTGCTGCTTTCATTGATGCGATTGAAAACGACAAGGAACCAGTTGTTACCGCGGAACAAGCATTCATTGTGACTCAGGTGCTGGAAGCAATCTACAAATCTGCTGAAACTGGTCAGGCAGTAGAGTTCTAA
- a CDS encoding MFS transporter, giving the protein MPSYLVEDNSKSVDPCVSKEKPVGNEAMTKPMYIFSRLSILMLLQFVVFGSWFATMGLVLFTYKLGSIIGMAYTLCAIAAIISPLVFGAVGDRFISSEKILGFLHILGGIVQFMIPALVVSGNSNVILIFIFIYMIFFQPTQGLVNSLSFQHLGSKSDLYPYLRLFATGGWAVGGFIVGILGYSSTVGIFYVAGISSIVLGGYSFTLPRTYPSVKDKKFNVLDALGFRSLQLFKNRNFAILMLCALLTSISLGVYNTYASTFIGALGIPGVASVMALGQISEVAFIVLVPFVIKRIGMKWALLIGMAMWGIRFIMFILAAKGHHWTAIIGVGLHGLCNDFFLIISAMYLDRLAPPELKVQAQSWLIIAISGFGAAFGSLISGYVYSTTVNPEQEYSWITLWSVPISIAVLTTIIWLILFNEDK; this is encoded by the coding sequence ATGCCAAGTTACTTAGTCGAAGATAATTCGAAATCAGTAGACCCATGCGTAAGCAAAGAGAAACCTGTGGGTAATGAAGCGATGACAAAGCCAATGTATATATTTAGCAGGCTTAGTATTCTGATGCTGCTACAATTTGTTGTTTTTGGATCCTGGTTTGCAACGATGGGCTTAGTTTTGTTTACCTATAAGCTCGGCTCCATTATCGGTATGGCTTATACACTCTGTGCCATTGCCGCTATTATTTCACCTTTAGTATTTGGTGCTGTAGGTGATCGATTCATTTCATCTGAAAAAATATTGGGTTTTTTGCACATTTTAGGTGGTATTGTTCAATTTATGATCCCTGCGTTGGTTGTATCGGGAAACAGCAACGTAATTTTAATCTTCATCTTTATTTATATGATTTTCTTCCAACCAACTCAGGGATTGGTTAATTCACTTTCCTTCCAGCATCTTGGTAGTAAAAGTGATTTATATCCCTATCTTCGACTGTTCGCAACGGGAGGGTGGGCAGTTGGAGGATTTATTGTTGGGATCCTTGGTTATTCTTCTACTGTAGGAATATTTTATGTGGCAGGAATTTCTAGCATTGTATTGGGTGGTTATTCTTTCACGCTGCCACGAACTTACCCAAGTGTCAAAGATAAAAAATTCAATGTATTAGATGCGTTAGGATTTCGCTCTCTTCAGCTATTTAAGAATAGAAATTTTGCAATATTAATGCTTTGTGCATTATTAACGTCAATATCATTGGGTGTATATAACACATATGCCTCAACTTTTATCGGTGCATTAGGTATACCTGGTGTTGCTTCTGTCATGGCTTTAGGGCAAATATCAGAAGTGGCATTTATTGTGTTAGTGCCTTTTGTTATTAAACGCATTGGCATGAAATGGGCATTACTTATTGGTATGGCAATGTGGGGAATTCGCTTTATCATGTTTATCCTTGCCGCGAAAGGCCATCACTGGACCGCAATCATAGGAGTGGGATTACATGGACTTTGCAACGATTTTTTCTTAATTATCAGTGCTATGTATCTTGATAGACTTGCGCCACCTGAGCTAAAGGTACAAGCACAAAGCTGGCTGATCATTGCGATATCTGGTTTTGGGGCTGCGTTTGGTTCTCTTATCTCAGGATACGTGTACTCCACTACAGTCAACCCTGAACAGGAGTACTCATGGATTACACTATGGTCAGTTCCAATTAGCATTGCTGTATTAACGACTATTATTTGGCTTATATTGTTTAATGAAGATAAATAA
- a CDS encoding C-glycoside deglycosidase beta subunit domain-containing protein, with protein sequence MFDNYLIRPGSLRNEKVNGEVIGFSLAVRHANYRGCYISLHNGYYLSIDGVEYPNSVQTFEINGKGPRSYEELSLAVYEHWDYGDDGILHVALPGGLKPGKHTVLFQQSVLAAYGYLPTDETWVKTPPVPGNGAGSDKTPHIVKFEMIVE encoded by the coding sequence ATGTTCGATAATTATCTTATTCGCCCGGGAAGTCTAAGAAATGAGAAGGTCAATGGTGAAGTCATTGGGTTCTCTTTAGCTGTAAGGCATGCAAACTATCGTGGCTGCTATATCTCTTTACATAATGGCTATTACTTGTCTATCGATGGCGTTGAATACCCAAACTCTGTGCAGACATTTGAAATCAATGGCAAAGGACCTCGCAGTTATGAAGAATTATCTCTCGCTGTATATGAACATTGGGATTATGGCGATGATGGTATTTTGCATGTAGCACTCCCTGGGGGATTAAAACCGGGCAAGCACACCGTTCTTTTCCAGCAATCGGTCCTTGCGGCTTATGGATATTTACCTACAGACGAAACGTGGGTTAAGACTCCACCTGTGCCAGGAAATGGGGCAGGATCTGACAAAACTCCGCATATTGTGAAGTTCGAAATGATTGTTGAATAA
- a CDS encoding xylose isomerase: MKRGVSLYSYQQSQFFKESNLESQLNEVANNLYGADGIELIDEMSIKYPVPDKAFMQRWYRLIDIHGLKPVAMDVSMDVLQFRTHVMNHDECAERLRSDIKLAKMLGFSIVRVLSIVPLDVMVKALPLAEALDIRIGKEIHQPMSLEGRQVSEIIEFSEKNHTRHLGIVPDFGIFGTRPSEAQLGWFERRGANPEASNAAVKLAGLVKTDPQTFNVANQTAGNVRAAFGRFIATGECEDEMKVCFKAVKTLAEEFIKQPKPLDYTVVGEGLTLSNTSVETLREICPHITHVHAKFNNMSEIPDKPGQYQDIAIDYVSAIDALRRGGYEGYLNSEYEGQRYFQDRGREFMMDEFEQVRRHQEMLRRLITA, encoded by the coding sequence ATGAAACGTGGTGTATCCCTATATAGTTACCAGCAGTCTCAATTCTTTAAGGAGTCAAACCTTGAGTCGCAGCTCAATGAAGTTGCGAATAATTTGTATGGTGCTGATGGTATTGAACTCATCGATGAAATGTCGATCAAATATCCTGTACCTGATAAGGCATTCATGCAGCGCTGGTATCGCCTGATTGACATTCATGGCCTTAAGCCTGTTGCTATGGATGTTAGTATGGACGTGTTGCAGTTTCGCACACACGTTATGAACCATGATGAATGTGCTGAGCGTCTTAGAAGTGATATCAAACTTGCTAAAATGCTGGGCTTCAGCATTGTTCGCGTATTGTCGATTGTTCCTTTGGATGTAATGGTTAAAGCACTGCCACTGGCTGAAGCACTTGATATTCGTATCGGTAAAGAGATACATCAGCCTATGTCGTTAGAAGGCCGTCAGGTTAGTGAAATCATTGAATTTAGTGAGAAAAATCATACTCGCCATTTAGGTATTGTTCCTGATTTTGGTATCTTCGGTACACGTCCTTCAGAAGCACAGTTAGGATGGTTTGAGCGTCGGGGGGCTAACCCTGAAGCCTCAAATGCGGCAGTTAAACTTGCAGGGTTGGTAAAGACCGATCCCCAAACGTTCAATGTGGCGAACCAAACTGCCGGGAATGTCCGCGCTGCCTTTGGCCGCTTTATTGCGACCGGCGAATGTGAGGACGAAATGAAAGTTTGTTTCAAGGCGGTGAAAACTCTTGCAGAAGAGTTTATTAAACAACCTAAACCTCTGGATTATACGGTGGTTGGGGAAGGATTGACATTGTCGAACACTTCAGTCGAGACGTTGCGCGAAATCTGTCCTCATATCACGCATGTTCATGCCAAGTTCAACAACATGTCCGAAATACCAGATAAGCCGGGCCAGTATCAGGATATTGCGATTGACTACGTATCTGCAATCGACGCTCTGCGTCGTGGTGGTTACGAGGGATATCTCAACTCGGAATATGAAGGTCAACGTTATTTCCAGGATCGCGGTCGAGAATTCATGATGGATGAATTTGAGCAGGTCCGTCGACACCAAGAAATGCTTCGCCGTCTAATCACGGCTTGA